A part of Solibacillus sp. FSL H8-0538 genomic DNA contains:
- a CDS encoding GNAT family N-acetyltransferase produces MMKHYIENFLTGYRIALRKITKDDYENFYAIEDVVESRLLMNDEIPFPPTKSDHEKFLSEVNPKNDEYIFGIELKDEKIFIGTISIYSVNWKNSTCHVGVSIGAEYQGKGFGTDSMKILIDFIFNYMNLNKVKLQVFSFNKRAVASYEKCGFSLEGTLKEELFRFGKFHDIYYMGLLRKDWVNLQG; encoded by the coding sequence ATGATGAAGCATTATATTGAAAATTTTCTAACAGGTTATAGAATCGCTTTACGTAAAATTACAAAAGATGATTATGAAAATTTCTATGCAATTGAAGATGTTGTGGAAAGTCGATTATTAATGAATGATGAGATTCCATTTCCGCCAACTAAAAGTGACCATGAAAAGTTTCTAAGTGAAGTAAATCCTAAAAACGATGAATATATATTCGGAATTGAGCTGAAAGATGAAAAAATCTTTATTGGGACAATATCTATTTACTCAGTAAATTGGAAAAACAGTACTTGTCATGTTGGAGTTTCTATTGGAGCCGAATACCAAGGAAAAGGTTTTGGAACAGATTCTATGAAAATATTGATTGATTTTATATTTAATTACATGAATTTAAATAAAGTAAAGCTTCAGGTATTTAGCTTCAATAAAAGAGCAGTTGCCTCTTATGAAAAATGTGGGTTTTCTTTGGAAGGGACTTTAAAAGAGGAACTATTTAGGTTTGGAAAATTCCACGATATTTATTACATGGGGTTACTAAGAAAAGATTGGGTGAATTTACAGGGTTAA
- a CDS encoding GMP synthase (glutamine-hydrolyzing), protein MGVLYDITSKPPATIEWE, encoded by the coding sequence GTGGGCGTACTGTATGATATTACTTCTAAGCCACCAGCAACGATTGAGTGGGAATGA
- a CDS encoding IS3 family transposase: MYQRTFLSLEQLDLELWDYVNWFNNIRIHQTLGYLTPVEFKQQSL; this comes from the coding sequence GTGTACCAACGCACTTTCCTTTCCCTTGAACAGCTGGATCTTGAACTTTGGGATTATGTGAACTGGTTCAATAACATTCGAATTCATCAAACACTGGGCTATCTAACGCCAGTTGAGTTTAAGCAGCAGTCCTTATAA
- a CDS encoding carbon monoxide dehydrogenase, with protein MKLDKRLLLLVLFSILICGLYYGTVNANPNDTPPSFEEGVKEVGYKSVKAAVKEFENHFKCDVKLPEMLPPISFTHQFGRFFEDKNYNVNDSLEIRFVNKDIRENIFKIDIRPLKNKLNFNDKLNLNGKEYTLQDGSKAIYFEGQLFNFFVFEKNNLQYLLGINKKVSNTETPDILIRIANSID; from the coding sequence ATGAAATTGGATAAAAGGCTTCTTCTATTGGTTTTATTTAGTATATTAATTTGTGGGTTATATTATGGAACAGTAAATGCAAATCCGAACGACACTCCACCTTCTTTTGAGGAAGGGGTTAAAGAAGTTGGATATAAATCTGTAAAAGCAGCAGTAAAGGAATTTGAAAATCATTTTAAATGTGATGTAAAGCTGCCCGAAATGCTGCCTCCTATTTCTTTCACACATCAATTTGGAAGGTTTTTTGAAGATAAGAACTATAATGTGAATGATTCCTTAGAAATTAGGTTTGTTAATAAAGATATAAGAGAAAATATCTTTAAAATTGACATTCGTCCTTTAAAAAATAAATTGAACTTCAATGATAAACTGAACTTAAATGGTAAGGAGTATACACTTCAAGATGGTAGCAAAGCCATTTATTTTGAAGGTCAGCTATTTAACTTTTTTGTCTTCGAAAAAAATAATTTGCAATATCTACTCGGAATTAATAAAAAAGTATCCAATACAGAAACACCTGATATATTAATCCGAATAGCTAATTCAATTGACTAA
- a CDS encoding metallophosphoesterase encodes MKLLVMSDTHGDAAVIERVKNYHLDVQTVIHCGDSELPYNHPYLQGVERVAGNCDHDPGYVNEIQFTAGELRVFVTHGHLYGVKSSPMNLVYRSKEIQADIVCFGHSHVLGAELIDGTLFVNPGSLLKPRGVAEKSFVVIDISTQQFTVNCYNANNELFDKIVLGR; translated from the coding sequence ATGAAACTATTGGTAATGAGTGATACACATGGCGATGCAGCAGTTATTGAACGCGTCAAAAACTACCATCTAGATGTACAAACTGTAATTCATTGCGGCGATAGTGAATTACCGTACAACCATCCTTATTTACAGGGCGTTGAGCGTGTCGCAGGCAATTGTGACCATGACCCGGGCTATGTAAATGAAATTCAATTTACGGCAGGCGAACTACGCGTATTCGTTACACACGGCCATCTATATGGTGTGAAGTCGTCCCCAATGAACTTGGTGTACCGTTCAAAGGAAATCCAGGCGGATATCGTCTGCTTTGGGCATTCGCACGTATTAGGCGCGGAACTAATTGACGGTACATTATTCGTCAATCCAGGTAGCCTGTTAAAGCCACGTGGTGTTGCAGAAAAGAGTTTTGTCGTAATTGATATTTCAACTCAGCAATTTACGGTAAATTGTTATAATGCTAATAACGAATTATTTGATAAGATCGTACTAGGACGCTAA
- a CDS encoding transposase, with product MNMKRERVRYTAEQKQAIVVRMMPPQNEPVAKLSEETGVTDVTQYKWRKEARAAGSATPGNGQTSDKWSSQDKFLVVMETFAMNEAELAEYCRRKGLYREQIETWKEVCLQANGQVFDQSNQLNSQLKEEQQRTKSLEKDLQKKEKALAEAAALLLLRKKAQAILEDEEEE from the coding sequence ATGAATATGAAAAGAGAACGCGTACGCTACACCGCTGAACAAAAGCAAGCGATTGTCGTACGTATGATGCCACCACAAAATGAACCGGTAGCGAAATTAAGTGAAGAAACGGGCGTTACAGATGTGACCCAGTATAAATGGCGCAAAGAAGCACGTGCAGCCGGTAGTGCGACACCAGGCAATGGGCAAACGAGCGACAAATGGAGCAGCCAGGATAAGTTTTTAGTTGTAATGGAAACATTTGCGATGAACGAAGCAGAGCTAGCGGAATATTGTCGCCGTAAAGGGTTATATCGGGAACAGATTGAAACATGGAAGGAAGTTTGTCTTCAGGCGAATGGTCAAGTGTTCGATCAATCGAATCAGTTGAACAGCCAATTAAAAGAAGAACAACAACGCACAAAATCACTGGAAAAGGATTTACAGAAGAAAGAAAAGGCTTTAGCAGAAGCAGCTGCCTTATTATTACTGCGAAAAAAGGCCCAAGCGATTTTGGAGGACGAAGAGGAAGAATGA
- a CDS encoding DDE-type integrase/transposase/recombinase, with amino-acid sequence MQLRLPNRFLLNCPLNGAQFKKFISRRRISRMMKQLSISSNYTVAYYKPQKKSSNEAIVANVLNREFHQEKELSVLVSDLTYVRVGKKWHYVCLFTDLFNRELVGASSGPNKDAALVYRALSSIKGNLTNVQLFHTDRGSEFDNQLMAEVTETFGIQRSLSAKGCPNDRHEQKPHLRVLKSNLCTNALSFPLNSWILNFGIM; translated from the coding sequence TTGCAGCTTAGACTGCCAAATCGCTTTTTATTAAACTGTCCGTTGAATGGGGCGCAGTTCAAAAAATTCATTTCAAGACGTCGTATCAGTCGCATGATGAAACAACTAAGTATTTCATCTAATTACACAGTGGCCTATTACAAACCTCAGAAAAAAAGTAGTAATGAAGCCATTGTCGCCAATGTTTTAAACCGTGAATTTCACCAAGAAAAAGAATTATCTGTTTTAGTTAGTGATTTAACATACGTCCGTGTCGGAAAAAAATGGCACTATGTATGCTTATTTACGGATCTTTTCAACCGAGAACTAGTTGGAGCAAGTTCGGGGCCAAACAAAGACGCAGCGCTTGTTTATAGAGCATTGAGCAGTATTAAAGGCAACTTAACCAACGTACAATTATTTCACACAGACCGTGGTTCCGAATTTGATAATCAATTAATGGCAGAAGTAACCGAGACATTCGGCATTCAACGTTCACTAAGTGCAAAAGGATGTCCCAATGATAGACATGAGCAGAAGCCACATTTAAGAGTTTTAAAATCCAATTTGTGTACCAACGCACTTTCCTTTCCCTTGAACAGCTGGATCTTGAACTTTGGGATTATGTGA
- a CDS encoding XTP/dITP diphosphatase, which yields MKQVVIATKNKGKAKDFEALFNPFGYEVVTMFDVAPDMEIEETGTTFEENAVLKAETLAAALNTIVIADDSGLQVDALGGEPGVYSARYAGDHDDEANMIKVLENMKDVPEEQRTARFCCALAIAGPTMETSTVFGTCEGVIAHEKRGANGFGYDPIFFVPALDRHMAELSADEKGAISHRGNAIRKLALELATLLK from the coding sequence ATGAAGCAAGTAGTCATTGCAACGAAAAATAAAGGTAAAGCTAAAGATTTTGAAGCACTGTTCAATCCATTTGGTTACGAAGTAGTTACAATGTTTGACGTTGCACCGGATATGGAAATTGAAGAAACAGGTACAACATTTGAAGAAAATGCAGTGCTAAAGGCAGAAACATTAGCTGCTGCACTAAACACAATTGTTATCGCGGACGACAGTGGTTTACAAGTAGACGCGTTAGGCGGCGAGCCGGGCGTTTATTCTGCTCGCTATGCTGGCGACCATGACGATGAAGCCAATATGATAAAAGTGCTTGAAAACATGAAGGATGTGCCTGAAGAACAACGTACGGCTCGTTTTTGCTGTGCACTTGCGATTGCAGGTCCGACTATGGAAACCTCTACAGTATTTGGTACGTGTGAAGGTGTCATAGCACATGAAAAACGCGGCGCAAATGGTTTTGGTTATGATCCAATCTTTTTCGTACCTGCTTTAGACCGCCATATGGCAGAATTATCAGCTGACGAAAAGGGTGCGATTTCTCATCGTGGGAACGCAATTCGTAAATTAGCATTAGAGCTAGCTACTCTTTTAAAATAA
- a CDS encoding DDE-type integrase/transposase/recombinase, whose product MIDPSNRKLAVELIQEAIRNGARLAKACEELHISVRTYERWVKGGEIQSDQRPTAKRPVPKNKLSEEERTEILTVVKQDEYADLPPTQIVPKLADQGTYIASESTFYRVLREEKMQNHRGFSQKPTKRIPESHLAVSPNQVWTWDITWLAGPVKGMFYRLYLIIDLFCRKVVGWEVWETEEAKYAEQVVQKAVLNEKIQGAPLVLHSEMGVQ is encoded by the coding sequence ATGATTGACCCGTCAAATCGCAAACTAGCTGTCGAATTGATTCAAGAAGCGATTCGAAATGGGGCGCGATTGGCGAAAGCGTGTGAGGAATTGCATATTAGTGTACGAACGTATGAGCGCTGGGTAAAAGGTGGAGAAATCCAGTCAGATCAACGCCCGACAGCCAAGCGTCCAGTGCCCAAAAACAAATTATCTGAAGAAGAACGCACTGAAATTTTAACTGTTGTCAAACAAGATGAATACGCTGATTTACCGCCAACACAAATTGTCCCAAAGCTAGCAGATCAAGGAACATATATCGCTTCAGAATCAACATTTTATCGTGTGTTACGTGAAGAAAAGATGCAAAATCACCGAGGCTTCAGTCAAAAACCGACGAAAAGAATTCCAGAAAGCCATCTCGCTGTGTCACCGAATCAAGTATGGACATGGGATATTACGTGGTTAGCCGGACCAGTTAAAGGCATGTTTTACCGCCTATATTTGATTATCGATCTATTCTGTCGCAAGGTTGTCGGCTGGGAAGTATGGGAAACGGAAGAAGCAAAATACGCCGAGCAAGTGGTACAAAAAGCTGTGCTGAATGAAAAGATTCAAGGGGCGCCATTAGTACTCCACTCTGAAATGGGAGTCCAATGA